The Herpetosiphon gulosus nucleotide sequence TACGGCCACTCCAGCCGATGCCCAAGCCATGCATGCTCGAATTCGCGCCGAATTGGCCGCCTTGAGCGATCAAGCAACCGCCGACGCAGTGATTATTCAGTATGGTGGCTCGGTCAAGCCCGATAACGTCGATGAGTTGATGGCTCAGCCGGATATCGACGGAGCCTTGGTTGGTGGAGCTTCGCTCAAAGCCGCTGATTTCATTCGGATTGTGCGGTTTAAGTAGCAGGGGTCAGGGGCTAGGGATCAGGGGTTAGTTCCTGATCCCTTTTTTGTTTAACTACAAAGAGCACGAAGGACACGAAGGCTTCATTTTAGCCACGAATTGCACGAATTGCACGAACACTGTTGCGCTAACCTAGAGCCTTCAGCCAATAGTCATCGTCCTCTCTGCGCCGCTGTGTTAAATGTTCCCGATCCCCAGTCCCCAACAACTAACTACAACACGTTATTCAAACTGGATAATCGGATCAGTTGTATTGGTCGCAAAATGGAGCAAACTCGCTGCCTCTTGCGCCAAACCTTGGCGATCAGCCTCGGAAATTGGCTCAAACAAGTGTAATTTGAGGCATGGTTCGGGCTGCTGCAATTTCCACATGCCAACAACAAAGCCATCAATCAAGATTGCCCCGGGAATTAAGCCATTGCTCGTAAACAAACGCTGACGATAGATTTCACTCAAAATTCGGCTGCGATCAGCATGCCCAAGCAAAATGTTATCAAATTCGGCCAGCAACCGTGGTGGCGCAGGAGTTTCCTCTAATGGGCGCGGAGCATCAGGCAAATCAAATAATTCACGACCTTGCTCATCGCAGAAGCAAACTAATTCTGAACGTAATTGATTGAAAACACTTGATAAACGCGTTAACCCCGACCACGCCTGCATATCATTGACACTGGCAGGGCCAAAAGCTGCCAAATAGCGTCGCACCAATTGGGCTAAATCTGGCTCGCTTGCTAATGGCCTACCCAACCAATGCTCAGCGGTTGTATGCGCAGCCGCTCCGCTAGTTGCCCATAAACCACGTGGTGGCACTTGAACCAAGGCCAGCCAAGTGCGTAAAGCTTGGGCTAAAGCTGCCGCTGGGTAGCTTGGCCAGCGTTCTTGTAGCAATAAGCCAAGCGCTTGAAAGGTTAGTGGTTGCGCTTCAACCAGTCTGCGTCCATAGTCGATCAAGGCTACTTGATCAATTTCGGGTAGTTGCTTACCAAAATTGGATTGAAAGCCACGCTCTAAAACAGGTTGCAGCAATGGCCGCAAACCTAAACA carries:
- a CDS encoding winged helix DNA-binding domain-containing protein; this translates as MVKRLLHPVLSQRALNRALLARQHLLQRVNMPVLGLIEALVGLQAQAPNPPYFGLWSRLEGFEQQQLSGLFETRQVVRIALLRSTIHLVSARDCLGLRPLLQPVLERGFQSNFGKQLPEIDQVALIDYGRRLVEAQPLTFQALGLLLQERWPSYPAAALAQALRTWLALVQVPPRGLWATSGAAAHTTAEHWLGRPLASEPDLAQLVRRYLAAFGPASVNDMQAWSGLTRLSSVFNQLRSELVCFCDEQGRELFDLPDAPRPLEETPAPPRLLAEFDNILLGHADRSRILSEIYRQRLFTSNGLIPGAILIDGFVVGMWKLQQPEPCLKLHLFEPISEADRQGLAQEAASLLHFATNTTDPIIQFE